In the Muricauda sp. MAR_2010_75 genome, one interval contains:
- a CDS encoding glycoside hydrolase family 43 protein, with translation MNQTERRQNLKMNLVCRILFLVALMGSADLIAQQPDIPGQVSQNESPKNEAYLFAHMTHEDYGRLYYSVSLDGLHWQRLNNGERVFDEYQGHPDICKGPDGKYYILGNTSDSSPDINIWVSDDLISWKKHGVYTPNLKQTPDYSEALQRIGAPKLFYDEASAQFVMTWHTPHKEGTKTDPERYWASQRTLYVLSKDLKTFSDTPKKLFDWNIGTIDVIIRKVEDTYFAIIKDETYPTLYWPTGKTIRIARSDSLLGPYSFPADPISPNFREAPTLIPSPNNKVWYLYYEQYPGVSYGLSVADNLNGPWYQASGYTFYSDWDKYALPKEVRHGCMIAISKKEYNQLVEKFEIVKEEFNEK, from the coding sequence ATGAACCAAACTGAAAGAAGACAGAATTTGAAGATGAACTTGGTGTGTCGCATATTATTTTTAGTTGCTCTAATGGGGTCTGCGGACTTAATTGCCCAGCAACCCGATATACCGGGGCAGGTTTCCCAAAATGAGTCGCCAAAAAATGAGGCCTATCTTTTTGCCCACATGACCCATGAGGATTATGGGCGATTATATTACTCCGTTAGCTTGGACGGTCTGCATTGGCAACGTTTGAACAATGGGGAACGAGTTTTTGATGAATATCAAGGCCATCCAGATATCTGCAAAGGGCCAGACGGAAAGTACTATATTTTGGGCAATACCAGTGATTCTTCACCTGATATCAATATTTGGGTTTCTGATGACTTGATCAGCTGGAAGAAACACGGGGTATATACGCCCAACCTTAAACAAACTCCGGATTATTCAGAGGCGTTACAGCGTATTGGGGCACCTAAACTTTTTTATGATGAAGCTTCGGCGCAATTTGTCATGACCTGGCATACACCGCACAAAGAAGGCACCAAAACGGACCCAGAACGGTATTGGGCAAGTCAAAGGACTTTGTATGTGCTTTCAAAGGATTTGAAGACATTTTCCGACACCCCCAAAAAACTTTTTGATTGGAACATTGGCACCATTGACGTTATCATCAGAAAGGTAGAGGACACCTATTTTGCAATCATAAAGGATGAAACCTATCCAACCTTGTACTGGCCAACTGGAAAGACCATACGAATTGCAAGGTCAGATTCCTTGTTGGGACCGTATTCCTTTCCAGCAGATCCCATAAGCCCAAATTTTAGGGAGGCACCAACTCTAATTCCCTCCCCAAACAATAAAGTTTGGTACCTGTATTATGAGCAATATCCAGGGGTTTCCTACGGGCTATCCGTGGCCGATAATTTGAATGGCCCGTGGTATCAAGCATCAGGATATACATTTTATAGTGATTGGGATAAATATGCATTGCCCAAAGAGGTTAGGCACGGTTGCATGATCGCTATTTCAAAAAAAGAATATAACCAACTAGTTGAGAAATTTGAGATTGTTAAAGAAGAATTCAATGAAAAATAG
- a CDS encoding family 43 glycosylhydrolase, with amino-acid sequence MKNRRKSIVYGPLIAVLGFCLISCQERTEKKEAAESEQPQKETFTNPLLPSGPDPFNIYHNGYYYYTSTEGNKLVLRKVKNLANLSEAETKTIWTPPEGTLYSHDIWAPEVHFIDGKWYVYFAADDGNNETHRMYAVENSNENPFQGTFEFKGKIAAATDKWAIDGNVFKHNGQLYMIWSGWEGDANGQQDIFIAKMKNPLEIEGDRVKISSPTHEWERHWNEGTSDSNPPQVYVNEGPQFLSHDDNIFIVFSASGCWTDYYSLGLLTFTGTDNLLDPDAWVKSDEPIFTQSPENGVYGPGHNSFFKSPNGKEDWILYHANSEPGQGCGSHRSPRMQMIQWSGEGYPVIGTPRSVEDVIEIPSE; translated from the coding sequence ATGAAAAATAGGAGAAAATCAATAGTTTATGGACCCCTTATTGCGGTATTGGGCTTTTGTTTGATTTCATGTCAGGAGCGGACAGAAAAAAAAGAAGCAGCAGAAAGTGAACAACCCCAGAAAGAGACGTTCACCAACCCATTGTTGCCATCTGGCCCGGACCCGTTCAACATTTACCATAACGGATACTATTATTACACCAGTACAGAGGGCAATAAACTGGTCTTGAGAAAAGTGAAAAACTTGGCAAATCTTAGTGAAGCAGAAACCAAGACAATTTGGACCCCACCAGAGGGCACATTGTACTCCCATGATATTTGGGCGCCAGAAGTGCATTTTATTGATGGAAAGTGGTACGTGTATTTTGCTGCAGATGATGGGAACAATGAGACCCACAGAATGTATGCTGTGGAAAACTCGAACGAAAACCCGTTTCAAGGCACTTTTGAGTTTAAGGGAAAGATAGCCGCAGCTACGGACAAATGGGCCATTGATGGTAATGTTTTTAAACATAATGGGCAATTGTATATGATTTGGTCCGGCTGGGAAGGCGATGCCAACGGGCAGCAAGATATTTTCATCGCCAAAATGAAAAACCCTTTGGAGATTGAAGGAGACCGTGTAAAAATTTCGTCACCAACCCATGAATGGGAAAGGCATTGGAATGAAGGCACTTCCGATAGTAACCCTCCACAGGTATATGTGAACGAAGGACCACAATTTTTGTCCCATGATGACAACATATTTATTGTGTTCTCTGCAAGTGGATGTTGGACCGATTATTACTCGTTGGGATTGTTGACGTTTACCGGAACGGACAATTTATTGGACCCAGACGCTTGGGTTAAGTCTGATGAACCCATATTCACACAGTCCCCGGAGAATGGAGTGTATGGTCCCGGGCACAACTCCTTTTTTAAGTCACCTAACGGAAAAGAGGATTGGATTCTGTACCACGCGAATTCAGAACCAGGCCAAGGATGCGGTTCGCATCGTTCACCTAGGATGCAAATGATTCAATGGAGTGGGGAAGGCTATCCCGTCATCGGAACACCTAGATCTGTGGAAGATGTCATTGAAATTCCCTCCGAATAG